From Paenibacillus sp. GP183, the proteins below share one genomic window:
- a CDS encoding ATP-dependent helicase, protein MSKRLGIRFLLSGGLILELTQHATGKHILPTPCYSLCIFTVQQMFSHLEKEISELLHKGIKIMIFSDKEDKFPALTAFEGELLYYYVHDPVQSEFSIIIDGQFTSSQNKLLILFGMGSKFNYEQYLAEHAPATDDLRIEAGAGAGKTSVMIQRIMFLLHTANIKLREIAMVTFTRDSTTEMRRKLRKELYTRFKLTKQIKYLQMIEDLGDMRISTIDSFAKFLLQELGSAGGFGRNVKIKSYLRERRTIIEDILNEKVKDTLENESLESIFKGIPLYKIIELFEKFWNELENKGIIIQDKATKINWGSSNKNSATLHELIQQVFEACAHRLQEAKEQDNAVSLHDLSHQLELFRKDETSISKLTGQIKYLFIDEFQDTDDTQIGIAAWLRNTIHSRLFVVGDIKQSIYRFRGANYTAFDQLENQLGHKMNGISLKKNYRTSTELLKKMDTFFSMWGKEEILVYQSEDRLIGTKNDIPGTLEIIYLNMKSSDLHFKSEVLSLIEAEQSRLADPKKQRVCVLVRMNFQADLIRQWCEERRIPFQLDIGGTFFKSDCVTEFLHLIEGLLYPDDPKSLANMLSTSYSSHPVHWSTLVQAEGNKTSLLNLLRGISPLEKPEDWKKTIDLLRINPVFSVVREIIQNAQPEKRYANSKLQNLNAAFPEKQEQNEKEAQLQEIEYERGLNLLLELLHQQFDDEFVSLYAIARWLRLQRAVNRDVDQPKVNEQEAEGRVLIKTVHKAKGQEFHTVILPFTDSVFRMKRSELLLEKKADNEWHVGWHIRSGGFNDPTYNNNFYYDMSSIEEIQAKREETRLLYVAMTRVEERLIIVKSKGQSPNWAGLISAGEGG, encoded by the coding sequence TTGTCGAAAAGACTAGGTATAAGGTTTTTATTGTCTGGAGGACTAATTTTGGAGCTAACACAACATGCTACTGGCAAACACATCTTACCTACACCTTGTTACTCATTATGTATTTTCACAGTTCAGCAGATGTTCAGCCATTTGGAAAAGGAAATATCAGAGCTTTTGCATAAAGGCATTAAAATAATGATTTTTTCGGACAAAGAGGATAAGTTCCCAGCTCTAACAGCCTTTGAAGGAGAGCTGTTATATTATTATGTTCACGATCCTGTACAAAGTGAATTTTCGATTATCATAGACGGTCAATTTACATCCTCTCAGAATAAGTTGCTTATACTATTTGGAATGGGCTCCAAATTTAATTACGAACAGTATCTGGCTGAGCATGCACCTGCGACAGATGATCTTCGTATCGAGGCAGGGGCTGGAGCAGGGAAGACATCTGTTATGATTCAGCGAATTATGTTTTTGCTTCATACGGCAAACATAAAGTTAAGAGAAATTGCGATGGTTACCTTTACGAGAGATTCAACTACCGAGATGCGCAGAAAGCTTCGCAAGGAACTGTATACGCGTTTTAAATTAACAAAACAAATTAAATATCTTCAGATGATTGAAGATCTAGGTGATATGAGGATCAGTACCATCGATTCCTTTGCGAAATTCTTGCTTCAAGAACTGGGATCGGCAGGCGGATTTGGCAGAAATGTTAAAATCAAATCTTATCTCAGAGAACGCAGAACGATCATCGAAGACATCTTAAACGAGAAAGTAAAAGATACATTAGAAAATGAATCGCTGGAGTCCATTTTTAAGGGAATCCCGCTATATAAAATAATTGAACTGTTTGAAAAGTTTTGGAACGAACTCGAAAACAAAGGGATTATCATTCAAGACAAAGCAACAAAGATAAATTGGGGCTCTTCAAACAAAAACAGTGCAACACTGCATGAGTTAATTCAGCAGGTATTTGAAGCGTGTGCACACAGGCTTCAAGAGGCGAAGGAGCAAGATAACGCCGTATCTCTGCATGATCTTTCCCATCAATTGGAGCTCTTCAGAAAAGATGAAACAAGCATTTCGAAATTAACCGGTCAGATTAAGTACCTCTTTATCGACGAATTTCAGGATACGGACGATACGCAAATCGGGATTGCCGCTTGGCTCCGTAATACGATTCATTCACGATTGTTTGTTGTTGGAGATATAAAACAAAGTATTTACCGCTTTCGAGGTGCCAATTATACTGCATTCGATCAGCTAGAAAATCAACTTGGACATAAAATGAATGGCATTTCCCTAAAAAAAAACTACCGTACGTCAACGGAATTGCTAAAAAAGATGGACACATTTTTTTCGATGTGGGGTAAAGAAGAAATACTTGTTTACCAATCTGAGGATCGTTTAATCGGTACCAAAAACGATATTCCAGGCACTTTAGAAATAATTTATTTAAATATGAAATCATCAGATCTACATTTTAAGAGTGAAGTTTTGAGCTTAATTGAAGCTGAGCAAAGCCGTCTTGCGGATCCGAAAAAACAACGTGTTTGTGTATTGGTCAGGATGAACTTTCAAGCAGACCTTATTCGCCAGTGGTGTGAAGAACGGAGGATACCGTTCCAATTAGACATTGGGGGTACCTTTTTTAAGTCGGATTGCGTCACCGAGTTTTTACATTTAATCGAGGGACTGCTCTACCCCGATGACCCGAAAAGTCTAGCCAACATGTTATCGACCTCTTATTCCAGTCATCCTGTTCACTGGTCAACTTTGGTGCAAGCAGAAGGCAATAAAACGTCACTGCTGAATCTTTTGCGCGGTATTTCGCCATTAGAGAAACCCGAGGATTGGAAGAAAACAATCGATCTTTTGCGTATTAATCCTGTATTTTCTGTGGTGCGGGAAATCATACAAAATGCACAACCTGAAAAAAGATATGCGAACAGCAAATTGCAGAATCTCAATGCGGCATTTCCAGAGAAACAGGAACAGAATGAAAAAGAAGCTCAGCTCCAAGAAATAGAATACGAAAGAGGATTAAATCTCCTTCTCGAACTTCTTCATCAACAGTTTGATGATGAGTTTGTTTCTTTATACGCCATTGCCAGATGGCTCAGACTTCAGCGGGCCGTCAATCGCGATGTAGATCAACCCAAAGTTAATGAACAAGAAGCTGAAGGCCGCGTGCTCATTAAAACGGTTCACAAAGCCAAAGGACAAGAGTTCCACACTGTTATTCTTCCATTCACCGACAGCGTTTTTCGGATGAAGCGAAGCGAGCTCTTGTTAGAAAAGAAGGCTGACAACGAATGGCATGTTGGTTGGCATATACGCTCCGGGGGATTCAACGATCCAACCTACAATAACAATTTCTATTACGACATGTCTTCGATTGAAGAGATCCAAGCAAAACGTGAGGAAACGAGGCTTTTGTACGTAGCGATGACACGAGTAGAAGAACGGCTAATCATTGTAAAAAGCAAAGGGCAATCACCCAATTGGGCAGGACTCATAAGTGCAGGGGAAGGAGGGTAA